In the Sphingobium sp. Z007 genome, CCGGCGTCGGCGCGATCCGCGATGTCGTCATCAGCGAAGTGGACGCCCGCGGCATCGACCATCGCTTTCCCGCGGCCTTGGCCGGGCTGCCGGGCCATCCCATCGCCGACGTGACGCTGCGCGATGTGCACCTTCTCTATCGCGGCGGCGGCGCGGCGGCCGATGCGGCGCGTGTTCCGGCAGAATCGCCCGACGCCTATCCCGAACCCAGCATGTTCGGCGTGCTGCCCAGTTGGGCCTTATGGTCCCGCCATGTGGAACGGCTGACGATCGACGGCCTGCGCGCGCAAACCATGACGCCGGACCAACGGCGGCCCTTCCTCTTCGACGATGTGCGCCATCTTTCGGTGCGAAACACACCGCTCTGGCGTTGACGAACTTTTGGGACAGTGCTACCAAATATCGGTAGCATGTTCCACAATATGGATATAGCGGAGAGGCCCATGTCCATCCACGCCTTCAAGATGCAGCTGAAACCCGGCGTGGTGGACGAGTATCGCAAGCGCCACGACGAAATCTGGCCAGAGCTGTCCAACTTGCTGTCGCAGGCGGGCATCTATGACTATGCGATCTTTCTGGATGAAGAGACGCTGAGCCTGTTCGCGGTGCTCAAGCTGCGCGACGACCATCAGCGCGATGCGCTGCCCGACCATCCCATAATGCAGCGCTGGTGGGACTATATGGCCCCGCTGATGGAGGTGCAGCCCGGCAACCAGCCCA is a window encoding:
- a CDS encoding L-rhamnose mutarotase gives rise to the protein MSIHAFKMQLKPGVVDEYRKRHDEIWPELSNLLSQAGIYDYAIFLDEETLSLFAVLKLRDDHQRDALPDHPIMQRWWDYMAPLMEVQPGNQPREWPLPLLFHMA